The proteins below are encoded in one region of Microbacterium pygmaeum:
- a CDS encoding YceD family protein, whose product MREFRVDVPAPEKWGEGLVSIPEGESVLVEGRLESVHEGILVSGVVETDYSGVCGRCLTEITEPVEVEFQELFAYPGEEATDFEVQDDHVDLETLVRDATVLALPFQPVCQPDCPGLDPATGERLAVSTEPEQRMPVDTRWAALQEYTPDHDDEQRA is encoded by the coding sequence ATGCGCGAGTTCCGCGTCGACGTCCCCGCGCCCGAGAAATGGGGAGAGGGGCTGGTCAGCATTCCGGAGGGCGAGTCCGTTCTCGTGGAGGGACGTCTGGAGTCGGTTCACGAGGGCATCCTGGTCTCGGGGGTGGTGGAGACCGACTACTCCGGAGTGTGCGGACGATGCCTGACGGAGATCACCGAGCCTGTCGAAGTCGAGTTTCAGGAGCTTTTCGCGTATCCTGGAGAGGAAGCAACTGACTTCGAGGTTCAAGACGACCACGTGGATCTTGAAACTCTGGTCAGGGATGCGACCGTATTGGCGCTTCCGTTTCAGCCGGTGTGTCAGCCGGATTGCCCCGGTCTCGATCCGGCCACGGGTGAGCGACTGGCCGTGAGCACCGAACCAGAGCAGCGCATGCCCGTCGACACCCGCTGGGCCGCGCTCCAGGAATACACCCCAGACCACGACGACGAGCAGCGCGCATAA
- the rpmF gene encoding 50S ribosomal protein L32: MAGNPPKRKVSRSNTRSRRAQWKAAPITLTTTVENGKVVYSRPHQAKVVTDSQGTELFLEYKGRKVADV, from the coding sequence ATGGCAGGTAACCCCCCGAAGCGGAAGGTCTCCCGCTCCAACACCCGTTCGCGTCGCGCCCAGTGGAAGGCGGCGCCCATCACGCTGACCACCACGGTCGAGAACGGCAAGGTCGTCTACAGCCGTCCCCACCAGGCGAAGGTCGTCACCGACTCGCAGGGTACCGAGCTGTTCCTCGAGTACAAGGGCCGCAAGGTCGCAGACGTCTGA
- the rnc gene encoding ribonuclease III, translating to MDVLSDKLGVVIGAELLSLALTHRSWAYEHGQAPHNERLEFLGDSVLGQAVTVRLFTANPDLDEGALAKRRASVVSTVALAEIARGIGLGDHVLLGRGEEQTGGRDKDSILADTMEAVIGATYLSAGPDAATALVLRLIDPLLQDPDRYGAAVDPKTSLQELASRMGAAPPLYAVTSTGPDHSRVFTATVTVGGASMEGTGTSKKQAEMAAALRAWQQLSVRA from the coding sequence TTGGACGTTCTCTCCGACAAGCTCGGCGTCGTCATCGGCGCCGAGCTTCTGTCGCTTGCGCTGACGCACCGCTCCTGGGCCTACGAGCACGGGCAGGCACCGCACAACGAGCGTCTCGAGTTCCTCGGTGACTCAGTGCTCGGGCAGGCGGTGACAGTGCGCCTGTTCACCGCCAATCCCGATCTCGATGAGGGCGCGCTTGCCAAACGCCGCGCGAGCGTCGTGTCGACCGTCGCGCTCGCCGAGATCGCGCGCGGCATCGGCCTCGGCGATCACGTGCTGCTGGGTCGGGGCGAGGAGCAGACCGGCGGCCGCGATAAGGACTCGATCCTGGCCGACACGATGGAGGCCGTCATCGGCGCCACCTACCTGTCGGCCGGGCCGGATGCCGCGACCGCACTCGTGCTGCGCCTCATCGACCCGCTGCTGCAGGATCCGGACCGCTACGGTGCCGCGGTGGATCCGAAGACCAGCCTGCAGGAACTCGCCTCGCGGATGGGCGCGGCGCCGCCGCTCTACGCCGTGACCTCGACCGGTCCGGACCACAGCCGGGTGTTCACGGCGACCGTCACCGTGGGCGGGGCCTCGATGGAAGGCACCGGCACCAGCAAGAAGCAGGCCGAGATGGCCGCGGCGCTGCGCGCGTGGCAGCAGCTGTCCGTTCGTGCCTGA
- the mutM gene encoding bifunctional DNA-formamidopyrimidine glycosylase/DNA-(apurinic or apyrimidinic site) lyase, whose translation MPELPEVEVVRAGLEPAVTGAVVRAVTVLDERALTRHPGSGPHFEAVLTGRTLRAAARRGKFLWLPLSPGEHSLGDEALVAHLGMSGQILLRSPGAPAERHERVRLDIEHPDHGELAVVFADQRTFGSLAIAAMVATADAAPGGRGAFEPSIPSQVAHIARDPLDPAFDDRRFRETLATRRSAIKRVLLDQSVISGVGNIYADESLWAARIHPEALASDLPTRAVTRLLNEVGVVLEKALAEGGTSFDAQYVNVNGQAGYFAHSLNAYGRTGQPCPRCGRPIVRVSFMNRSSHYCPHCQRPRAR comes from the coding sequence GTGCCTGAACTGCCGGAAGTCGAGGTGGTGCGGGCCGGCTTGGAGCCCGCCGTCACCGGCGCCGTCGTGCGTGCGGTCACGGTCCTGGACGAGCGCGCGCTGACGAGGCATCCGGGCTCCGGTCCGCACTTCGAAGCCGTCCTCACCGGGCGGACGCTGCGTGCGGCGGCACGGCGCGGCAAATTCCTCTGGCTGCCGTTGTCCCCGGGGGAGCACAGCCTCGGCGACGAGGCCCTCGTCGCGCACCTGGGCATGAGCGGCCAGATCCTGCTGCGATCGCCCGGCGCGCCGGCGGAGCGGCATGAGCGCGTGCGGCTGGACATCGAGCATCCCGACCACGGCGAACTCGCGGTCGTCTTCGCCGACCAGCGCACCTTCGGCTCACTGGCGATCGCCGCCATGGTCGCGACTGCGGACGCTGCACCCGGCGGGCGGGGGGCGTTCGAGCCGAGCATTCCGAGCCAGGTCGCGCACATCGCGCGGGATCCCCTCGACCCGGCGTTCGATGATCGGCGATTCCGGGAGACGCTGGCCACGAGGCGATCCGCGATCAAGCGCGTGCTGCTGGATCAGTCGGTGATCAGCGGAGTCGGCAACATCTACGCCGACGAGTCGCTCTGGGCTGCGCGGATCCATCCTGAGGCCCTCGCATCAGATCTGCCGACCCGGGCGGTGACCCGGCTCCTGAACGAGGTCGGGGTGGTGCTGGAGAAGGCGCTGGCCGAGGGCGGCACCAGCTTCGACGCGCAGTACGTGAACGTGAACGGCCAGGCGGGCTACTTCGCCCACTCGCTCAACGCCTACGGGCGCACCGGACAGCCGTGCCCACGATGCGGCCGCCCGATCGTGCGGGTGTCGTTCATGAACCGGTCGAGTCACTACTGTCCGCACTGCCAGCGGCCCCGGGCGCGCTGA
- a CDS encoding GNAT family N-acetyltransferase, whose amino-acid sequence MTEGSASAPLQISRLVVPDDLEATNAPPFLEMVRIANAVCFADTGHDHLDELPQEVLGFWQDQADWTQIGFVAERSDVIVGVGKVMVATEPGATSLEIDLMVDPANRGSGVEEVLLDVVEQEASARGIRTIQTWTLHRAGGTGRQLSAPTGFGRIPAGDPQTVFMLEHGFTLEQVERTSVFDLTGSFDLVQQHLDAARSFAGEEYRLLTWTSPTPEEHVDGFAYVISRMSTDAPAAGLVIDEQHWDAARVRRRDARLQAQGMTVSVAAIEHIPTGAIAAYNELVIAEDHSAATQQYGTLVTQEHRGHRLGTIVKCANLLRWRDLVPESPRVSTFNAEENRHMLDINEAIGFVPASYAAAWKKELSAPGAAGSADSSDSTGS is encoded by the coding sequence ATGACTGAGGGAAGCGCGTCCGCTCCGCTGCAGATCTCGAGGCTCGTCGTCCCCGATGATCTCGAGGCCACGAATGCCCCACCGTTCCTGGAGATGGTGCGCATCGCGAACGCCGTCTGCTTTGCCGACACCGGCCACGACCACCTCGACGAACTGCCCCAGGAGGTGCTCGGCTTCTGGCAGGATCAGGCGGACTGGACGCAGATCGGTTTCGTCGCGGAGCGCTCCGACGTCATCGTGGGTGTCGGCAAGGTCATGGTCGCCACGGAACCCGGAGCAACGTCGTTGGAGATCGATCTCATGGTGGATCCCGCGAACCGTGGCAGTGGCGTCGAGGAGGTCCTGCTCGACGTCGTCGAGCAGGAGGCGTCGGCACGGGGAATCCGGACCATCCAGACCTGGACCCTCCACCGCGCAGGCGGAACCGGTAGGCAGCTCAGCGCCCCGACCGGGTTCGGACGCATCCCGGCGGGGGATCCGCAGACAGTGTTCATGCTCGAGCACGGCTTCACGCTCGAGCAGGTGGAGCGCACCAGCGTCTTCGATCTGACCGGCTCCTTCGACCTCGTTCAGCAGCACCTCGATGCAGCGCGGTCGTTCGCGGGCGAGGAGTACCGTCTGCTCACGTGGACCTCGCCGACCCCGGAGGAGCACGTGGACGGCTTCGCCTACGTGATCTCGCGGATGTCGACCGACGCTCCCGCGGCCGGGTTGGTCATCGACGAACAGCACTGGGATGCCGCGCGCGTGAGGCGTCGCGACGCGCGCCTGCAGGCACAGGGGATGACCGTCTCGGTCGCAGCCATCGAGCACATCCCCACCGGCGCGATCGCCGCGTACAACGAGCTGGTGATCGCGGAGGATCACTCCGCAGCGACCCAGCAGTACGGGACCCTCGTCACGCAGGAGCACCGTGGTCATCGACTGGGAACGATCGTCAAATGCGCGAACCTCCTCCGATGGCGGGACCTGGTTCCAGAATCTCCGCGCGTTTCCACCTTCAACGCGGAGGAGAACCGGCACATGCTCGACATCAACGAGGCCATCGGCTTCGTCCCCGCCTCGTACGCTGCGGCATGGAAGAAGGAACTCAGCGCGCCCGGGGCCGCTGGCAGTGCGGACAGTAGTGACTCGACCGGTTCATGA
- a CDS encoding GNAT family N-acetyltransferase: MITAPAGVELRPTAIPTSIHDGDATDFIEMVRVRNQIYREISGHDDHRIAADELLPLYQRDEHEKRMLWSVVLDGRTVGRVGLDLPLEGDSRVAFWLIELVRDVWGRGIGSQAHQLVEQAARDHGRTVLQSWAEHPDAPGARLAAPTGFGDIPKDHVARFYLRHGYTLEQIERNSALDLRGDLEGVRRLLGEAEAASGDYRVIQWFAPTPAEFVDGYAWMKSRMVTDAPSANLEFDEEVWDPARIARHDAMYVDAGRPLQVTAAQHIATGELCAFNELVIGKDRTEASHQEDTLVLKGHRGHRLGTLVKCAGLLSWRDFAPDSPRVMTYNAEENRPMLDINEAIGFVPIAYEGAWKKVLDD; encoded by the coding sequence ATGATCACCGCACCGGCAGGCGTCGAGCTGCGACCCACCGCCATCCCGACATCGATCCACGACGGCGACGCCACCGACTTCATCGAGATGGTGCGCGTCAGAAATCAGATCTACCGCGAGATCTCCGGTCATGATGACCATCGCATCGCAGCCGACGAGCTGCTTCCGCTCTACCAGCGGGACGAGCACGAGAAGCGGATGCTGTGGTCCGTCGTCCTGGATGGGCGCACGGTCGGGCGGGTCGGCCTCGACCTTCCGCTGGAGGGCGACTCTCGCGTCGCGTTCTGGCTCATCGAGCTCGTCCGCGATGTCTGGGGCCGGGGTATCGGATCGCAGGCGCACCAGCTCGTCGAGCAGGCCGCCCGCGACCACGGGCGCACCGTCCTGCAGTCCTGGGCCGAGCACCCCGACGCTCCGGGCGCGCGCCTGGCCGCTCCGACCGGCTTCGGTGACATCCCGAAGGATCACGTCGCCCGCTTCTATCTGCGGCACGGCTACACGCTCGAGCAGATCGAACGCAACAGCGCGCTGGACCTCCGGGGTGACCTCGAGGGCGTGCGTCGCCTCCTCGGCGAGGCCGAAGCGGCGTCAGGCGACTACCGCGTGATCCAGTGGTTCGCACCCACCCCGGCGGAATTCGTCGACGGGTACGCGTGGATGAAATCGCGAATGGTCACCGACGCGCCCTCGGCGAATCTCGAGTTCGACGAGGAGGTCTGGGACCCCGCCCGGATCGCGCGCCACGACGCGATGTACGTGGATGCGGGCAGGCCTCTGCAGGTGACCGCCGCTCAGCACATCGCCACCGGAGAGCTCTGCGCGTTCAACGAGCTGGTCATCGGGAAGGACCGCACCGAGGCGTCGCACCAGGAGGACACCCTCGTCCTCAAGGGTCACCGCGGTCACCGCCTGGGAACGCTGGTCAAGTGCGCCGGCCTGCTGTCCTGGCGCGACTTCGCCCCCGACTCCCCTCGCGTGATGACATACAACGCGGAGGAGAATCGCCCCATGCTCGACATCAACGAGGCGATCGGGTTCGTACCGATCGCATACGAGGGCGCCTGGAAGAAGGTGCTCGATGACTGA
- the smc gene encoding chromosome segregation protein SMC, whose protein sequence is MHLKSVTLKGFKSFAQPTTFAFEQGVTCIVGPNGSGKSNVVDALAWVMGEQGAKTLRGGKMEDVIFAGTATRGPLGRAEVQLTIDNSDGVLPIEYSEVTISRTLFRNGSSEYAINGSVCRLLDVQELLSDSGLGREMHVIVGQGRLDNVLQASAEERRGFIEEAAGILKHRRRKEKTLRKLEAMEANLTRLSDLAGELRRQLKPLGRQAEIAREAATIAAVVRDAKARLLADELAALRSELAAHARSEQERHTERLVLQDQSENLQSRIAQLEAQQRSEEVDEARRVAHGLERVQERIRSLYALTGQRLALLAEDSDGDPLELTTVSQAMIDETRTEIDEIGSGLDDAQDAAAAAARNVIRSRAELDALDADIAAQSALVSEHDMRITALRGSADAAASALSAVHSGVERQQRALDAALARRGEAEQELAGVDPLLVPESSAAEYAAAYDRAQREATEAETALSTLRERLHATEREVEALTAQTTALGRALDVKNAASELIAESGAGIRGLVGDALQVTPGYEAAIAAVLGPLAEGVLVDDRQRALEVAARVRGGERGVVDIVIADAAALDSTVPALPGTVAALDVVRAPDGVLGLLAHIVIADDLEAAVSALDAAADPSASRTVVTRAGEVYTQHSLRAGAGASRSRLELAAERDAAAERRAELAVVAESLREALADATAALSSSRERTKTALSTLRAHDAALAAHTEQVNRATVRHEAAVAECERLEAGLAQVAAAVADAETAARAADEKLTAAREAPRPILDASAREGLLAALESSRDVEMRARLEVETLRERVRAGEARVQQLERQRERERAAAAEAARRAVLRRAQREVAARVAAALPAVLDSVDRSVSQARVELATAESARTAVTAELAELRRQEVALRDRLAGLTESVHGLELQIHEKRLHVSSLLDRVASELGLDENILISEYGPEQLIPVEDESEGTPFDRSAQKRRLQEAERKLGQLGRVNPLALEEFATLEQRHKFLTEQLTDLAQTRKDLLTIIEELDDRMQTIFVAAFEDTRVAFGEVFPVLFPGGTGSISLTDPDSPLTTGIEVSVRPVGKKIERLSLLSGGERSLAAVALLTAIFMARPSPFYILDEVEAALDDANLGRLLGVFERLRESSQLIVITHQKRTMEIADALYGVSMRQDGVSAVVGQRVGDRDRDRGRVAATA, encoded by the coding sequence ATGCACCTGAAAAGCGTGACGCTCAAGGGGTTCAAGTCCTTCGCGCAACCCACGACGTTCGCGTTCGAGCAGGGCGTCACCTGCATCGTCGGTCCGAACGGCTCGGGCAAGTCGAACGTTGTCGACGCGCTGGCCTGGGTCATGGGCGAGCAGGGTGCCAAGACGCTGCGCGGCGGCAAGATGGAGGATGTCATTTTCGCCGGCACCGCCACGCGCGGGCCGCTCGGCCGCGCCGAGGTGCAGCTGACGATCGACAACAGCGACGGCGTGCTGCCGATCGAGTACTCCGAGGTGACGATCAGCCGCACGCTGTTCCGCAACGGTTCGAGCGAGTACGCGATCAACGGCAGCGTCTGTCGCCTGCTGGATGTGCAGGAGCTGCTGAGCGATTCCGGCCTCGGCCGGGAGATGCACGTGATCGTGGGCCAGGGGCGCCTGGACAATGTGCTCCAGGCATCGGCCGAGGAGCGGCGTGGGTTCATCGAGGAGGCTGCGGGGATCCTGAAGCACCGCCGGCGCAAGGAGAAGACACTCCGCAAGCTGGAGGCGATGGAGGCGAATCTCACGCGACTCAGCGACCTCGCCGGCGAACTGCGGAGGCAGCTGAAGCCGCTGGGGCGGCAGGCGGAGATCGCACGGGAGGCCGCGACGATCGCGGCCGTCGTGCGCGATGCGAAAGCGCGGCTGCTCGCCGACGAGCTCGCCGCGCTCCGGAGCGAGCTGGCGGCCCATGCCCGCAGCGAGCAGGAGCGCCACACCGAGCGCCTGGTGCTGCAGGATCAGTCCGAGAACCTGCAGTCGCGCATCGCACAGCTGGAGGCCCAGCAGCGCTCCGAGGAGGTCGACGAGGCGCGACGCGTCGCGCACGGTCTGGAGCGGGTGCAGGAGCGGATACGGAGCCTCTATGCGCTGACCGGACAGCGGCTCGCGCTCCTGGCGGAGGACTCCGACGGTGATCCGCTCGAGCTGACGACCGTCTCGCAGGCGATGATCGACGAAACCCGGACGGAGATCGACGAGATCGGCTCCGGCCTGGATGATGCGCAGGATGCCGCGGCCGCGGCCGCCCGGAACGTGATCCGCTCCCGAGCCGAACTGGACGCTCTGGATGCCGACATCGCAGCGCAGAGCGCCCTCGTCTCCGAACACGACATGCGGATCACCGCGCTGCGGGGGTCGGCGGATGCCGCAGCATCCGCTCTGTCGGCGGTGCACAGCGGTGTCGAACGACAGCAGCGGGCCTTGGACGCTGCTCTCGCGCGGCGCGGCGAGGCGGAACAGGAGCTCGCCGGCGTCGATCCTCTGCTCGTACCGGAGAGTTCCGCCGCGGAGTACGCGGCGGCGTACGACCGCGCGCAGCGTGAGGCGACCGAGGCCGAGACGGCGCTGTCCACCCTGCGGGAACGACTGCACGCCACGGAGCGGGAGGTGGAGGCGCTCACCGCGCAGACGACCGCGCTGGGTCGCGCATTGGATGTCAAGAACGCGGCATCGGAGCTGATCGCGGAGAGCGGAGCGGGCATCCGCGGTCTCGTCGGCGACGCCCTGCAGGTGACGCCGGGATACGAGGCGGCGATCGCGGCCGTGCTCGGACCGCTCGCCGAGGGCGTGCTCGTCGATGACCGTCAACGTGCCCTGGAGGTCGCCGCACGCGTTCGCGGCGGGGAACGCGGAGTCGTGGACATCGTGATCGCCGACGCCGCCGCGCTGGACTCCACGGTGCCCGCGCTGCCGGGCACTGTGGCTGCGCTCGACGTCGTGCGCGCACCCGATGGCGTACTCGGGCTGCTGGCCCACATCGTCATCGCCGATGACCTCGAGGCGGCCGTCTCCGCTCTGGACGCGGCGGCTGATCCGTCGGCGTCGCGGACCGTCGTGACCCGCGCGGGCGAGGTCTACACGCAGCACTCGCTGCGCGCAGGGGCGGGAGCCTCGCGGTCCCGACTCGAGCTGGCCGCCGAACGGGACGCCGCAGCCGAGCGACGGGCCGAGCTGGCCGTCGTCGCAGAGTCGCTCCGCGAGGCACTGGCCGACGCGACCGCCGCCTTGTCGTCCTCGCGCGAGCGCACGAAGACTGCGCTGTCGACCCTCCGCGCACACGACGCGGCGCTGGCAGCCCACACCGAGCAGGTCAACCGTGCGACGGTCCGGCATGAGGCCGCCGTCGCCGAATGCGAACGCCTCGAGGCCGGTCTCGCACAGGTCGCGGCGGCCGTCGCCGATGCGGAGACGGCGGCGCGCGCAGCGGACGAGAAGCTCACCGCAGCCCGCGAAGCGCCCCGGCCGATCCTCGACGCCTCGGCTCGGGAGGGACTGCTCGCCGCGCTGGAGAGCTCACGCGACGTCGAGATGCGCGCGCGTCTGGAAGTCGAGACACTTCGAGAGCGCGTGCGGGCCGGCGAAGCGCGCGTGCAGCAGCTCGAGCGTCAGCGCGAGCGAGAGCGTGCTGCTGCGGCGGAAGCCGCGCGGCGGGCGGTGCTGCGCCGGGCCCAGCGGGAGGTCGCCGCGCGGGTCGCCGCCGCCCTGCCGGCGGTGCTGGATTCCGTCGATCGCTCGGTGAGCCAGGCGCGGGTGGAGCTGGCCACCGCCGAATCCGCCCGGACGGCCGTCACCGCCGAACTGGCCGAACTGCGACGCCAGGAGGTGGCGCTGCGCGACCGTCTCGCCGGCCTGACCGAGAGCGTGCACGGCCTCGAACTGCAGATCCACGAGAAGCGACTGCACGTCTCCAGCCTGCTCGATCGAGTGGCTTCCGAGCTGGGGCTGGACGAGAACATTCTCATTTCGGAATACGGTCCCGAACAGTTGATCCCCGTCGAGGACGAATCCGAAGGGACACCGTTCGATCGGTCGGCTCAGAAACGGCGCCTGCAGGAGGCCGAGCGCAAGCTCGGCCAGCTCGGTCGCGTGAATCCACTGGCGCTCGAGGAGTTCGCGACCCTCGAGCAGCGCCACAAGTTCCTGACCGAACAGCTGACCGACCTCGCCCAGACGCGCAAGGACCTGCTGACGATCATCGAGGAGCTCGACGACCGGATGCAGACCATCTTCGTCGCCGCATTCGAGGACACGCGCGTGGCGTTCGGCGAGGTATTCCCCGTCCTGTTCCCAGGCGGCACCGGCAGCATCTCGCTCACCGACCCGGATTCTCCCCTCACGACCGGGATCGAGGTGTCGGTGCGCCCGGTGGGAAAGAAGATCGAGCGACTTTCGCTCCTGTCCGGCGGTGAACGGTCGCTGGCTGCTGTGGCGCTGCTCACGGCGATCTTCATGGCGCGCCCGAGCCCGTTCTACATCCTCGACGAGGTGGAGGCGGCGCTGGACGATGCCAATCTCGGCCGGCTCCTGGGCGTCTTCGAGCGGCTGCGCGAGAGCAGCCAGTTGATCGTGATCACCCATCAGAAGCGCACGATGGAGATCGCGGACGCGCTGTACGGCGTCTCGATGCGCCAGGACGGGGTCTCGGCCGTCGTCGGCCAGCGGGTGGGGGACCGCGACCGCGACCGCGGCCGCGTCGCCGCGACGGCTTGA
- the ftsY gene encoding signal recognition particle-docking protein FtsY, giving the protein MAESSWSLGRALRGVFIKPTIDETTWDDLETALLTADFGPDITEKIVDELHAKVDRYRTTDPRDLQRMLKETLEEHFAKFDTTLRLTERPAVVLVVGVNGVGKTTTIGKFAKFLQRYGRSVVVGAADTFRAAAVDQLATWAERGGAAIVRPQQEGQDPASVAFQTIEYAKRTGTEIVLVDTAGRLHTKGGLMDELTKIRRVIEKQAPISEVLLVLDATTGQNGVLQAQAFLEHAGVTGLVLTKLDGSARGGFVLAVQERTGIPVKLLGQGEGIGDLTGFTPHVFAASLVD; this is encoded by the coding sequence ATGGCAGAGAGCTCCTGGTCGCTCGGTCGCGCGCTGCGCGGCGTGTTCATCAAGCCGACCATCGACGAGACGACGTGGGACGACCTGGAGACGGCCCTGCTGACCGCCGACTTCGGGCCGGACATCACCGAGAAGATCGTCGACGAGCTCCACGCCAAGGTGGACCGCTACCGGACGACGGACCCGCGGGACCTTCAGCGGATGCTGAAGGAGACTCTCGAGGAGCACTTCGCGAAGTTCGACACGACGCTGCGCCTGACCGAGCGTCCCGCAGTCGTCCTCGTCGTCGGCGTGAACGGCGTCGGCAAGACCACCACGATCGGCAAATTCGCGAAGTTCCTGCAGCGCTACGGGCGCTCCGTCGTGGTCGGCGCGGCCGACACGTTCCGCGCCGCTGCCGTCGATCAGCTGGCGACGTGGGCCGAGCGCGGCGGCGCGGCGATCGTGCGCCCCCAGCAGGAGGGCCAGGATCCGGCATCCGTCGCCTTCCAGACGATCGAGTACGCCAAGCGAACCGGCACGGAGATCGTGCTGGTGGACACCGCCGGTCGCCTGCACACCAAGGGCGGACTGATGGACGAGCTGACCAAGATCCGTCGCGTGATCGAGAAGCAGGCGCCGATCAGCGAAGTGCTGCTCGTGCTGGATGCGACCACCGGCCAGAACGGCGTGCTGCAGGCACAGGCGTTCCTCGAACATGCCGGCGTCACGGGGCTCGTCCTGACCAAACTCGACGGTTCGGCGCGAGGCGGTTTCGTCCTCGCGGTCCAGGAGCGCACCGGCATCCCGGTCAAACTCCTCGGCCAGGGTGAGGGCATCGGCGACCTCACCGGGTTCACCCCGCACGTCTTCGCCGCCTCTCTGGTGGATTGA
- a CDS encoding DUF2004 domain-containing protein has translation MAIEHDYFGLLESGPDGSIFWSENVELGDQTVTVDLTAPDQDDVSEAALDMAAALISSIEAIDRTARNAMVSELDDRTSEVIEYILQQQATLGDELEGMMVDVSGDVHIDVIRSLQLMSMTILADEHGGADPFAVLEYALDPDATDDVILVNLDSDGDVLSVTSAD, from the coding sequence ATGGCGATCGAGCATGACTACTTCGGACTCCTGGAGTCCGGCCCCGACGGGTCGATCTTCTGGTCGGAGAACGTCGAACTCGGCGACCAGACGGTCACGGTGGATCTGACCGCGCCCGATCAGGACGATGTGTCCGAGGCCGCGCTCGACATGGCCGCGGCGCTCATCTCGTCGATCGAAGCCATCGACCGGACTGCCCGCAACGCCATGGTCTCCGAGCTGGATGACCGCACGAGCGAGGTCATCGAGTACATCCTCCAGCAGCAGGCCACGCTGGGCGATGAGCTCGAAGGCATGATGGTCGATGTCTCCGGAGACGTGCACATCGACGTCATCCGCTCGCTCCAGTTGATGAGCATGACGATCCTCGCCGATGAGCACGGCGGTGCCGACCCGTTCGCCGTGCTGGAATACGCCCTGGACCCGGATGCGACCGACGATGTCATCCTGGTGAACCTCGACTCCGATGGCGACGTGCTCTCGGTGACGAGCGCGGACTGA
- a CDS encoding MSMEG_6728 family protein: protein MQTFLPYPSFVESAAVLDQPRLGKQRVETFQLLRANTVPDYGWRHHPAAKMWAGHVPALVAYGLAMTDAWTAAGHADTVRAKLLTFAPEVDGVPQDDLDLPGWLGDEAFHLSHRSNLVRKDPEFYRPRFGDIPDDLPYVWPLP, encoded by the coding sequence GTGCAGACGTTCCTGCCCTATCCCTCGTTCGTCGAGTCAGCGGCGGTCCTGGATCAGCCCCGACTGGGCAAACAGCGCGTCGAGACGTTCCAGCTCCTGCGGGCGAACACCGTCCCGGACTACGGATGGCGCCATCATCCGGCGGCGAAGATGTGGGCGGGACACGTGCCGGCGCTCGTCGCGTACGGACTCGCGATGACGGATGCCTGGACCGCGGCCGGCCACGCCGACACGGTTCGCGCGAAACTCCTCACCTTCGCCCCGGAGGTCGACGGCGTCCCGCAGGACGACCTCGACCTGCCCGGCTGGCTCGGCGACGAAGCCTTCCACCTTTCGCATCGGTCCAACCTCGTGCGCAAGGATCCCGAGTTCTACCGCCCCCGGTTCGGGGACATCCCCGACGACCTCCCGTACGTCTGGCCGCTGCCCTGA